One window from the genome of Sulfurospirillum tamanense encodes:
- a CDS encoding DMT family transporter: protein MLFRKKIKSKTQGLNEGVRLIVLASFFFALMGGFAKVLSAMMPPVEVVFFRNLVGVVLVGVSLYKVPMKEQGGKPWLLFFRGFIGFLALMAFFYNIAHISLANAMTFSYTSPIFMALFAGWFLKESIGWRGWVAVGFGFVGIVCVMQPSGFALTKTDVLGVLSGVGAGLAYVSVRELKRYYDTRAIVLSFMAIGTLGPLLLMFLSPYVASSSFDFMLGEFVMPSGRMWFYILGMGAFATLAQTYMTRAYGGTRAGIVGAASYSNILFSLGIGFVLGDGLPNLLGLFGIMLVVFGGILVAKEKA from the coding sequence ATGCTTTTTAGAAAAAAAATAAAAAGCAAAACACAAGGGTTAAACGAAGGAGTGCGGCTGATTGTGCTGGCTTCGTTCTTTTTTGCGCTCATGGGTGGGTTTGCCAAGGTGTTAAGCGCCATGATGCCACCGGTTGAGGTGGTGTTTTTTCGCAATCTCGTGGGCGTTGTTTTGGTGGGTGTTAGTTTGTATAAAGTGCCTATGAAAGAGCAAGGTGGCAAGCCGTGGCTACTGTTTTTTCGGGGGTTTATCGGATTTTTGGCGCTGATGGCCTTTTTTTACAATATCGCGCATATTTCTCTGGCAAATGCGATGACATTTTCTTACACCTCCCCTATCTTTATGGCCTTGTTTGCGGGATGGTTTTTGAAAGAATCCATTGGGTGGCGCGGTTGGGTGGCGGTTGGGTTTGGCTTTGTGGGCATTGTTTGTGTGATGCAGCCGAGTGGTTTTGCTTTGACAAAAACAGATGTTTTGGGCGTATTGAGTGGTGTTGGAGCGGGGCTGGCGTATGTGAGTGTGCGTGAGCTGAAGCGCTATTACGACACGCGTGCCATTGTACTTTCGTTTATGGCGATCGGCACACTTGGACCATTGCTTTTGATGTTTTTGAGTCCTTATGTTGCCTCTAGCTCTTTTGACTTTATGCTTGGCGAATTTGTGATGCCCTCAGGAAGGATGTGGTTTTATATCTTGGGAATGGGGGCTTTTGCCACGCTGGCACAAACGTACATGACCCGTGCTTATGGTGGGACGCGTGCGGGTATTGTGGGGGCAGCTAGCTACAGCAACATTCTTTTTTCCTTGGGAATAGGCTTTGTTCTAGGGGATGGCCTCCCAAATCTTTTAGGCTTGTTTGGTATAATGTTGGTCGTTTTTGGCGGAATTTTGGTAGCGAAGGAAAAGGCATGA
- the kdsA gene encoding 3-deoxy-8-phosphooctulonate synthase, with protein sequence MILIAGPCVIESKELLFRVAEKLAKYHEDPAVDFYFKASFDKANRTSLESFRGPGMEEGLRLLEEVRQNFGFSLLTDIHDYTQAKPVGEVVDVLQIPAFLCRQTDLLVEAAKTSCVVNVKKGQFLNPADMRYSVKKILETRGVKEEGYAAAKKAGVWLTERGTTFGYGNLVVDMRALGIMREFAPVIFDATHSVQMPGAAGGSSGGKREFVAPLARAAAAVGVDGFFFETHVNPCEALCDGPNMLDLEQLDATLQSLRAIEVALQGC encoded by the coding sequence ATGATACTTATTGCAGGCCCGTGCGTGATTGAGAGCAAAGAGCTGTTGTTTCGCGTGGCAGAAAAGCTAGCCAAGTACCACGAGGACCCTGCGGTTGATTTTTATTTTAAAGCCAGCTTTGATAAAGCTAATCGCACCAGTCTTGAGAGTTTTCGTGGGCCTGGCATGGAAGAAGGCTTGAGGCTTTTGGAGGAAGTGCGTCAGAATTTTGGGTTTTCGCTGTTGACGGATATTCACGATTATACGCAAGCTAAGCCTGTGGGCGAAGTGGTGGATGTGCTTCAAATCCCCGCTTTTTTGTGTCGCCAGACCGATCTTTTAGTGGAAGCAGCTAAAACATCATGTGTGGTCAATGTCAAAAAAGGGCAGTTTTTAAACCCCGCAGACATGCGTTACTCGGTGAAAAAAATCCTCGAAACCCGTGGGGTAAAAGAAGAAGGGTATGCGGCGGCAAAAAAAGCAGGCGTGTGGCTGACGGAACGAGGCACGACGTTTGGGTATGGTAATCTTGTGGTGGACATGCGTGCCCTTGGGATCATGCGCGAATTTGCTCCCGTGATTTTTGATGCAACCCATTCGGTGCAAATGCCAGGAGCCGCAGGAGGCAGTAGTGGAGGAAAGCGGGAGTTTGTAGCACCTTTGGCAAGAGCTGCGGCGGCGGTTGGGGTAGATGGGTTCTTTTTTGAAACCCATGTGAATCCCTGCGAGGCGCTGTGCGATGGGCCAAATATGTTAGATTTAGAGCAATTAGACGCAACCTTGCAAAGCCTTCGTGCCATCGAAGTGGCGTTGCAAGGTTGCTAA
- the ribH gene encoding 6,7-dimethyl-8-ribityllumazine synthase gives MQIIEGKLALEGNEKVAIVNARFNHIITDRLVEGARDAFLRHGGKDENLDLVLVPGAFEIPMALERLLAGGKYDAVCCVGAVIRGATPHFDYISAEATKGVANVALKYGKPVTFGVLTVDNLEQAIERAGSKAGNKGFESMVGIVELLSLYRQF, from the coding sequence ATGCAGATAATTGAAGGAAAATTAGCCTTAGAGGGTAATGAAAAAGTTGCGATTGTTAATGCGCGGTTTAACCACATCATCACGGACCGATTAGTAGAGGGCGCGCGTGATGCGTTTTTGCGTCATGGCGGCAAAGACGAAAACCTTGACCTTGTGCTCGTGCCAGGTGCGTTTGAGATTCCTATGGCCCTTGAGCGCCTTTTGGCGGGCGGGAAATACGACGCGGTATGTTGCGTGGGCGCGGTGATTCGTGGTGCGACGCCGCATTTTGACTACATTTCAGCCGAAGCGACTAAAGGCGTGGCAAATGTGGCACTTAAATACGGTAAGCCTGTCACCTTTGGGGTGTTAACGGTAGATAATTTGGAGCAGGCGATTGAGCGAGCAGGCAGTAAGGCAGGCAATAAAGGGTTTGAATCGATGGTGGGCATCGTGGAACTCTTGAGCCTTTACCGTCAGTTTTAG
- the nusB gene encoding transcription antitermination factor NusB: protein MATRHQVRESVVGLLYAHDIGNEGNDKFIEELFEEKKIRNQQRVFALGLYEGVQANKEAIDKAVNEHLKEWELEKLGTIERAILRLGTYELLFTDMDSAVAINEAIELAKELGGDTSPKFINGVLDALKKEL, encoded by the coding sequence ATGGCAACACGACATCAAGTGCGCGAAAGTGTTGTGGGCTTATTGTACGCTCACGACATTGGCAACGAGGGAAATGATAAATTTATTGAAGAACTTTTTGAAGAGAAGAAAATCCGAAACCAACAGCGGGTTTTTGCACTAGGGCTTTACGAGGGCGTACAGGCCAATAAAGAAGCCATTGACAAGGCCGTAAATGAACACCTTAAAGAGTGGGAACTTGAAAAACTTGGCACCATAGAGCGCGCGATTTTGCGCCTTGGGACGTATGAGCTTTTGTTTACGGACATGGACAGCGCTGTGGCGATTAACGAAGCCATTGAACTGGCCAAAGAGCTTGGCGGCGACACTTCGCCCAAATTCATCAACGGGGTGCTTGACGCGCTCAAGAAAGAGCTCTAA
- the pyrF gene encoding orotidine-5'-phosphate decarboxylase, translating into MQLCVALDLPSLSQNLDLVRALRGLDVWMKVGLRAFVRDGKPFLEEIRAIDPSFKIFLDLKLHDIPNTMADAAEAVTQMGVEMFNVHASAGKEAMQTVMARVNTMPKPPLVLAVTALTSFEEKGFSAVYNASIEAKATQFAKDAFESGLHGVVCSVYESQKIKTFTCKEFLTLTPGIRPFGEEAGDQKRVATVEIAKAEKSDFIVVGRPIYQAADPRSVVKSILERF; encoded by the coding sequence ATGCAGTTGTGCGTGGCGCTGGATTTGCCTTCACTTTCTCAAAACCTTGACCTTGTGCGCGCGTTGCGCGGGCTGGATGTGTGGATGAAGGTAGGGCTTAGGGCATTTGTGCGTGATGGCAAGCCTTTTTTGGAAGAAATCCGTGCCATTGACCCTTCGTTTAAGATTTTTTTGGACTTAAAATTACACGACATTCCCAACACGATGGCAGATGCCGCCGAAGCGGTGACGCAGATGGGCGTGGAGATGTTCAACGTCCACGCTAGCGCGGGTAAAGAAGCGATGCAAACGGTGATGGCGCGCGTGAACACCATGCCAAAGCCACCTCTTGTGCTTGCCGTTACCGCGTTGACAAGTTTTGAAGAGAAGGGCTTTAGCGCAGTCTACAACGCAAGCATCGAGGCCAAAGCCACCCAGTTTGCCAAGGATGCTTTTGAGAGCGGCCTGCATGGTGTGGTGTGCTCGGTGTATGAAAGCCAAAAGATTAAAACCTTTACATGTAAAGAGTTTCTGACGCTTACACCAGGCATTCGCCCTTTTGGTGAAGAGGCGGGAGACCAAAAACGTGTTGCGACGGTAGAGATAGCCAAGGCTGAAAAATCAGATTTTATTGTGGTGGGACGTCCTATTTACCAAGCGGCTGATCCACGGAGTGTGGTGAAGAGTATACTGGAGCGTTTTTAG
- a CDS encoding tyrosine-type recombinase/integrase produces the protein MSDVKIWYLTLKDVTPKSKKGYLTVLKGIFDVAYYDDIIQKNPVLHVKPEKYTTPKINPFTADEVKALLEYVKGTNFNYVYLMAIGFYTGMRTGEILALKKSEVDLEKRIIKIRSTRSRFGEGMTKTHGSQRDIPIIDLLYPYVERMHGLYNGCPYMLTNQYGQPYRDTYVFICQSWKPALKALGLDYRRPYTMRHTYATNMLYRNLVTPVQLAQLLGHTSTEMVFNVYVNYLQRQNEKFNRSMSVYN, from the coding sequence GTGAGTGATGTTAAGATTTGGTATCTCACCCTAAAAGACGTTACCCCAAAATCAAAAAAGGGCTATTTAACGGTGCTTAAAGGTATTTTCGATGTTGCCTACTACGATGACATTATTCAAAAAAACCCCGTCTTACATGTAAAGCCTGAAAAGTACACCACTCCAAAAATAAACCCCTTTACAGCCGATGAAGTCAAAGCCCTTTTAGAGTATGTTAAAGGTACAAATTTCAATTATGTTTACTTAATGGCTATTGGGTTTTATACGGGCATGAGGACGGGAGAAATACTAGCTCTTAAAAAAAGTGAGGTTGACTTAGAGAAGAGGATTATTAAAATTCGCTCTACTCGTTCAAGATTTGGCGAGGGCATGACCAAGACCCATGGAAGCCAAAGGGATATACCAATCATAGATTTACTTTACCCATATGTTGAGAGAATGCACGGACTTTACAATGGTTGTCCTTATATGCTTACTAATCAATACGGTCAACCTTATCGTGATACTTACGTTTTTATATGCCAGTCATGGAAACCTGCTTTAAAGGCTCTAGGCTTGGATTATCGACGTCCTTACACTATGCGACACACTTACGCAACTAATATGCTTTATCGCAACCTCGTTACCCCTGTACAATTGGCGCAACTCTTGGGGCACACTTCTACCGAAATGGTTTTTAATGTGTATGTAAATTATCTTCAAAGACAAAATGAAAAGTTTAACCGTTCTATGAGTGTTTATAACTAG
- a CDS encoding rolling circle replication-associated protein, translated as MSKRPYGISKEDILIALEKIQNQRSYLENNVVLTGTGQFRSFADFSMSANLSKRYYAEVTNRSNTIHSLAMDCKHKPIFLTITLNGCWRDALRGDFGRFTAKDMQNIPTEVKYKINNQISLNIRDLVGVLNKLWDIFSNRAPFQGLRKRGEKINYIRAFEPHKKDGVPHIHALLYIPSASIFQALESFKNVFHAPQNLKNNQLSIEQKFNGEINGFQFTLTNPTGYVMKYIQKTFVNVAEGQDMDELTAWYIKHKVRRFLTSRSTIPLWVYRKIFFMEKDLFTLSQLRKEEESVCEWDIETGYIRLSFPQIEKEIIYHKGSYTYTVAGRILAHKALNETSCKIEPKPIMRQDKNKPLPDFVPVLLDDKPIGYTNGHGFTKELRKMPYQMTDLELIEHWQDLDFEDEKINPAYIANFHNELAKRNYADFEKVGLDYYAI; from the coding sequence ATGAGTAAGCGCCCCTATGGTATTTCTAAAGAGGATATTCTTATCGCTCTTGAAAAAATCCAAAATCAACGCTCATACCTTGAAAACAATGTAGTGCTTACAGGCACTGGACAATTCCGCTCTTTTGCTGATTTTTCCATGAGTGCTAATCTCTCAAAGCGTTATTATGCAGAAGTCACAAATCGCTCTAATACAATCCACTCTCTAGCGATGGATTGCAAGCATAAACCCATCTTTTTAACCATTACCCTTAACGGGTGTTGGCGGGATGCCTTGCGTGGCGATTTTGGCCGTTTTACGGCTAAGGACATGCAAAACATCCCCACAGAGGTTAAGTATAAAATCAATAATCAAATTTCTTTAAATATTCGTGATTTAGTCGGGGTTCTTAATAAGCTTTGGGATATTTTTTCAAATCGTGCTCCATTTCAAGGACTAAGAAAACGCGGTGAAAAAATAAATTATATACGCGCATTTGAGCCCCATAAAAAGGACGGTGTGCCACATATCCATGCGCTTCTGTATATCCCCTCCGCTTCTATCTTTCAAGCGTTGGAAAGCTTTAAAAACGTCTTTCATGCTCCGCAAAACCTAAAAAATAACCAATTATCAATTGAGCAAAAATTTAACGGTGAAATTAACGGCTTCCAATTTACATTAACCAATCCTACTGGCTACGTGATGAAATACATCCAAAAAACCTTTGTAAACGTTGCTGAGGGGCAAGATATGGATGAACTTACTGCATGGTATATTAAGCACAAAGTGAGACGTTTTTTAACGTCACGTTCTACTATCCCTCTTTGGGTCTATCGTAAAATCTTCTTTATGGAAAAAGACCTTTTTACGCTCTCGCAGTTACGCAAAGAGGAAGAAAGCGTGTGTGAGTGGGATATAGAAACTGGCTATATTCGCCTTTCATTCCCTCAGATTGAAAAAGAGATTATTTATCACAAAGGCTCTTACACCTACACCGTCGCGGGACGTATTCTAGCCCACAAAGCTCTAAATGAAACATCTTGCAAAATTGAACCAAAACCAATTATGCGCCAAGACAAAAATAAACCATTGCCAGACTTCGTGCCAGTGTTGTTAGACGATAAGCCAATAGGCTACACCAACGGCCACGGCTTTACAAAAGAACTCCGCAAAATGCCCTACCAAATGACCGACCTTGAGCTTATTGAGCATTGGCAAGATTTAGATTTTGAAGATGAAAAAATTAACCCTGCTTATATTGCGAACTTTCACAATGAACTAGCAAAGCGAAACTATGCAGATTTTGAAAAAGTGGGGCTTGATTATTATGCTATTTGA
- a CDS encoding type II secretion system protein GspD: protein MKKILNLLMFLLLSVSLFADNSLRRVSYLEFIEIVSFTTGKAVFISDELSDLKNINFFIPSDVNDAVFFPLLESSLKSQGLRLSHTAQYIQVIPIIEEKYYLHRFSHADPKDVNETLSVFDEISVQYAPSINAVSYRATNDQHKKIQTFLQSLDVPKAQRDVKITILTTDINELQNVGSKISGLTLNLDTYAGAVLNSHGSASTFTHSQYLQFKAELEFLKENGVTTIEQSPTLMLRDNVPSSLKYVDTIPYQVSTTSIQDGKATTQEETQYKDVGLHVNISPRIFTGYTFLKLSLIVEDITNLTERPTTRKIEYTQDFKLQNGEVLILTGITKTENKTTNTKVPFLGDIPLLGLAFSHAGTTQNQKVISIIIEDMGRADGAEGGTSERHLSAPLSIYQKTPSFKVGESKNE from the coding sequence ATGAAGAAGATACTAAATCTTTTGATGTTCCTACTTTTGTCAGTGAGTCTATTCGCTGACAATTCTCTTCGCCGTGTTTCTTACTTAGAATTTATTGAGATAGTAAGCTTTACGACGGGCAAAGCTGTTTTTATAAGTGATGAACTCTCCGACCTAAAAAACATCAACTTTTTTATTCCGAGTGATGTTAACGATGCTGTTTTTTTTCCACTTCTTGAGTCTTCATTAAAATCACAGGGTCTTAGGCTTTCCCACACTGCGCAATATATCCAAGTTATTCCTATTATTGAGGAAAAATACTATCTTCACAGATTTTCCCACGCTGACCCAAAAGATGTAAACGAAACCCTAAGCGTTTTTGATGAAATTTCCGTACAGTATGCCCCAAGTATTAACGCTGTCTCTTACCGTGCCACCAACGACCAACACAAAAAAATCCAAACTTTTCTTCAATCTTTAGATGTTCCAAAGGCTCAACGTGATGTAAAAATTACTATCCTTACGACGGACATTAACGAGCTTCAGAATGTTGGCTCTAAGATTTCGGGTTTAACCCTTAACCTTGATACCTATGCGGGCGCGGTGCTAAATTCCCACGGCTCTGCAAGCACTTTTACCCACTCCCAATACCTCCAGTTTAAAGCAGAACTAGAGTTCTTAAAAGAAAACGGAGTCACCACGATTGAGCAAAGTCCCACTCTTATGCTTCGTGATAATGTCCCAAGCTCTTTAAAATACGTTGATACTATCCCCTATCAAGTCAGCACTACTAGTATACAAGATGGCAAGGCCACCACTCAAGAAGAAACTCAATATAAAGATGTTGGTTTACATGTAAACATTTCGCCACGCATTTTTACAGGATACACTTTTTTAAAACTTTCTCTTATTGTCGAGGACATTACTAATCTTACAGAACGCCCAACTACGAGAAAAATAGAATACACCCAAGACTTCAAACTGCAAAACGGGGAAGTGCTAATACTTACGGGCATTACCAAGACGGAGAATAAAACAACAAATACAAAAGTGCCTTTCTTGGGAGATATACCCCTTCTAGGTCTTGCGTTTTCTCATGCAGGCACAACACAAAACCAAAAAGTAATTAGTATCATCATAGAGGACATGGGGCGCGCGGATGGTGCCGAGGGAGGGACGAGCGAGCGCCATCTAAGCGCCCCCTTGTCAATTTATCAAAAAACTCCTAGCTTTAAGGTTGGGGAGTCTAAAAATGAGTAA
- a CDS encoding zonular occludens toxin domain-containing protein — translation MLVVITGVPGSGKSAKAVDHLVENQKKYEYIYTNINEFKFERVANCRNLDFDVLLKCLTRLNVRHKKNKWSDKRLNHLATRLQLHKCLFVIDEFHNYFDRSNTVLIWWLTYHRHFFQDIFMITQNLGLVHSKYKAIPEYFYKAHSSMLRLFPHKLKYSKFISSRMTKADKFGVEEINTKKNDVFSYFVSGGHTKGENVIKKFLLISLALFIPLVVVFIFYTNSLKSANKDIQQKKEVALVSAPVTLLPSPVPAPVPDSPAYASFTYEGFTLIPFECLNSICISNGLRFPLAHLAILTTSTNSQFMQYEQNRFGFVRGSFLASPDLQTIFKGVQDEEDTKSFDVPTFVSESIR, via the coding sequence ATGCTTGTAGTTATTACTGGTGTTCCCGGTTCTGGCAAGAGTGCAAAGGCAGTTGACCATCTCGTCGAAAATCAAAAAAAATATGAATATATCTATACAAACATTAATGAATTTAAATTTGAACGGGTTGCAAATTGTCGTAATCTTGATTTCGATGTTCTTTTAAAATGTCTTACTCGCTTAAATGTGCGTCACAAAAAGAATAAATGGTCTGATAAACGCTTAAACCATCTTGCAACTAGATTGCAACTCCATAAATGTCTTTTTGTCATTGACGAATTCCATAACTACTTTGACCGTTCAAATACTGTCTTAATTTGGTGGCTAACTTACCATAGGCACTTTTTTCAAGACATTTTTATGATTACTCAAAACCTTGGTCTAGTTCATTCAAAATATAAAGCAATTCCAGAATATTTTTATAAGGCGCATAGCTCCATGCTACGCCTTTTTCCACATAAGCTAAAATATTCTAAATTTATTAGCTCTCGTATGACTAAAGCGGATAAGTTTGGAGTAGAAGAGATTAACACAAAAAAAAATGATGTCTTTTCTTACTTTGTAAGCGGTGGTCATACCAAAGGCGAAAACGTTATTAAAAAATTCTTGCTAATTTCTCTCGCTCTTTTTATCCCCTTAGTCGTTGTTTTTATTTTTTATACAAACTCTTTAAAGTCTGCCAATAAAGACATACAGCAAAAAAAAGAGGTTGCTCTTGTTTCTGCTCCAGTAACGCTATTGCCTTCGCCTGTACCTGCGCCTGTCCCAGACTCTCCTGCTTATGCTTCTTTTACTTACGAGGGATTTACTCTGATACCTTTTGAGTGTCTTAACAGTATTTGCATTTCAAACGGTTTGCGCTTTCCTTTGGCACATTTAGCCATTTTGACTACTTCCACTAATAGCCAGTTCATGCAATATGAACAAAATCGTTTTGGCTTTGTTCGCGGTTCTTTTCTAGCTAGTCCAGACCTACAAACTATTTTTAAAGGTGTCCAAGATGAAGAAGATACTAAATCTTTTGATGTTCCTACTTTTGTCAGTGAGTCTATTCGCTGA